One Kitasatospora sp. NBC_01266 genomic window carries:
- a CDS encoding DDE-type integrase/transposase/recombinase, with the protein MTRNAGSKGIWYHAYVIIDIFSRYIVGHTVEAAESAERAEELIRDTITRNGIVPETVHADRGTSMTSKKVSQLLIDLGVTRSHSRPKVSNDNPYSEAQFKTTKYMSDYPERFESLAHAREWFDAFISYYNHEHRHSGIGLHTPASVHFGTAEEIRDQRAVTLAEAYARHPERFGRRPRPPEIPKTAWINDPAKRREPAPQTS; encoded by the coding sequence ATTACGCGGAACGCAGGAAGCAAGGGCATCTGGTACCACGCCTACGTCATCATCGACATCTTCAGCCGCTACATCGTCGGCCACACCGTCGAGGCGGCCGAATCAGCCGAGCGAGCCGAGGAGTTGATCCGCGACACCATCACGCGCAACGGCATCGTCCCCGAGACCGTGCACGCCGACCGCGGCACCTCCATGACCTCCAAGAAGGTCTCCCAGCTGCTGATCGACCTCGGCGTCACCAGAAGCCATTCGCGCCCGAAGGTCTCCAACGACAACCCCTACAGCGAAGCCCAGTTCAAGACCACCAAGTACATGTCCGACTATCCCGAACGGTTCGAATCCCTGGCCCACGCCCGCGAATGGTTCGACGCCTTCATCTCGTACTACAACCACGAGCACAGGCACTCAGGCATCGGACTACACACGCCCGCCAGCGTCCACTTCGGCACCGCCGAGGAGATCCGCGACCAGCGGGCCGTCACCCTCGCCGAGGCCTACGCACGCCACCCCGAACGCTTCGGCCGCCGCCCCAGACCACCCGAGATCCCGAAGACAGCGTGGATCAACGACCCCGCCAAGCGCAGGGAACCCGCACCACAAACCTCATAG